A part of Bacillus rossius redtenbacheri isolate Brsri chromosome 1, Brsri_v3, whole genome shotgun sequence genomic DNA contains:
- the LOC134528235 gene encoding choline O-acetyltransferase has protein sequence MYLNVRLPLPVHSNPGYVLPPRCFRSAQDMARFAARMVSGILQHKEVLDRKELPVERAASREKGQPLCMAQYYRLLSSYRSPGADRDVLVSRLESRGEREGGRSTPPPPGEHVIVACKQKLYCLPVSSPGQGAASEDELTAELLAVMRDAASSPRCPPVGLLTAERRDTWAALRQHLYNDERNARSLKLIEKSLLMVCLDEPLPPSFNGPPRGGAGRDETNMAHQMIHGGGSAANSANRWFDLTVQLVVSPDGACGVCYEHSAAEGVAVVQLAEDVLRRVDATVAGVAGAAGAAAGVAAAEGGPARASRLDWAADQTVEHALRQAAVHIDTLVEDLDLYVYRYLEYGKNFIKSCRVSPDAYIQLSLQLAYYRMYRRLVATYESASTRRYLLGRVDCIRSATAEALAWAAAMCQDETGSEGDEESLLGKKVTFSLHTAEERLMLFEAAIKKQTEIMVDNITGQGIDVHLLGLREMARELGEPVPEIFKDEAYRTANHFGLSTSQVATSLESVMGYGPVVPDGYGASYNPKPDCIVFCLSAFKSCEHTSTARFARSLEESLGAMRQLLGARAP, from the exons ATGTACCTGAACGTGCGGCTGCCCCTGCCCGTCCACTCCAACCCGGGCTACGTGCTGCCGCCTCGCTGCTTCCGGTCCGCGCAGGACATGGCGCGCTTCGCGGCCAGGATGGTCTCCGGCATCCTGCAGCACAAGGAGGTCCTGGACCG GAAGGAGCTGCCCGTGGAGAGGGCCGCGTCCCGGGAGAAGGGCCAGCCGCTGTGCATGGCGCAGTACTACCGCCTGCTGTCGTCCTACCGCAGTCCCGGGGCGGACCGCGACGTCCTCGTGTCGCGGCTGGAGAGCCGCGGGGAGCGGGAGGGGGGCCGCAGCACGCCGCCGCCGCCTGGCGAGCACGTCATCGTGGCCTGCAAGCAGAAG CTGTACTGCCTGCCCGTGAGCTCGCCGGGCCAAGGCGCGGCCTCGGAGGACGAGCTGACGGCGGAGCTGCTGGCCGTCATGAGGGACGCCGCCAGCTCGCCGCGCTGTCCGCCCGTGGGGCTGCTCACCGCAGAGAGGCGCGACACCTGGGCTGCCCTGCGCCAGCACCTCTACAACG ACGAGCGCAACGCGCGCAGCCTGAAGCTGATCGAGAAGAGCCTGCTGATGGTGTGCCTGGACGAGCCCTTGCCGCCGAGCTTCAACGGGCCGCCGCGGGGCGGCGCTGGGCGCGACGAGACCAACATGGCGCACCAGATGATCCACGGCGGCGGCAGCGCGGCCAACTCTGCCAACCGCTGGTTCGATCTCACCGTGCAG CTGGTGGTGTCGCCGGACGGCGCGTGCGGCGTGTGCTACGAGCACTCGGCGGCGGAGGGCGTGGCCGTGGTGCAGCTGGCCGAGGACGTGCTGCGGCGGGTGGACGCCACGGTGGCGGGGgtggcgggggcggcgggggcggcggcgggggtggcggcggcggagggCGGGCCGGCCCGCGCCTCCAGGCTCGACTGGGCGGCGGACCAGACAGTGGAGCACGCCCTGCGGCAGGCTGCCGTCCACATCGACAC CTTGGTGGAGGATCTAGATCTGTACGTGTATCGCTACCTCGAGTACGGGAAGAATTTCATCAAATCGTGCAGAGTGAGCCCGGACGCCTACATCCAACTGTCTCTGCAACTTGCTTATTACAG GATGTACCGCCGGCTGGTCGCCACGTACGAGAGCGCGTCCACCAGGCGCTACCTGCTGGGGCGGGTGGACTGCATCCGCTCGGCGACCGCGGAGGCGCTGGCCTGGGCGGCGGCCATGTGCCAGGACGAGACCGGCTCGGAGGGCGACGAGGAGTCCTTGCTGGGCAAGAAGGTCACCTTCAGCCTGCACACC GCGGAGGAGAGGCTGATGTTGTTCGAGGCGGCCATCAAGAAGCAGACGGAGATCATGGTGGACAACATCACGGGCCAGGGGATCGACGTGCACCTGCTCGGCCTGAGGGAGATGGCGCGCGAGCTGGGGGAGCCCGTCCCGGAGATCTTCAAGGACGAGGCGTACCGCACCGCCAACCACTTCGGCCTGTCCACCAGCCAG GTCGCCACCTCGCTGGAGTCCGTGATGGGCTACGGGCCGGTGGTGCCGGACGGCTACGGCGCCTCCTACAACCCCAAGCCCGACTGCATCGTGTTCTGCCTGTCGGCGTTCAAGTCCTGCGAGCACACCAGCACCGCCCGGTTCGCGCGCAGCCTGGAGGAGAGCCTGGGCGCCATGCGACAGCTGCTGGGAGCGCGGGCCCCGTAG